The following are encoded together in the Panicum virgatum strain AP13 chromosome 6K, P.virgatum_v5, whole genome shotgun sequence genome:
- the LOC120713279 gene encoding BTB/POZ and MATH domain-containing protein 1-like, producing MCEIQVPPSDLPENLGKLLEGEEGADVTFKVKGVVFHAHKAVLAIRSPVFKAELWGPVGKKNWCRITVQDMEPAVFKALLHFIYTDSLPAAGDLDGDDCNDDMVEDLLVAADRYAMERMKLTCESILCRRVDVDNVAATLALADRHYCCKLKDACIRFINSGNRIKGVMASQGYEHLKKTCPAIVMDLLEEAAKTLGC from the coding sequence ATGTGTGAGATCCAGGTGCCTCCGTCGGACCTGCCGGAAAACCTTGGCAAGTTgctcgagggggaggagggggcaGATGTCACGTTCAAGGTGAAAGGGGTGGTCTTCCATGCCCACAAGGCCGTGCTCGCGATCAGGTCACCGGTGTTCAAGGCGGAGCTTTGGGGACCGGTAGGGAAGAAGAACTGGTGCCGCATAACCGTCCAAGACATGGAACCCGCAGTTTTCAAGGCGTTGCTTCATTTCATCTACACGGACTCACTGCCCGCCGCCGGTGATCTTGATGGGGATGATTGCAATGACGACATGGTTGAAGATTTACTTGTGGCTGCAGATAGGTACGCCATGGAGAGGATGAAGTTGACATGTGAGAGCATCCTTTGCAGGAGAGTTGACGTTGACAATGTTGCTGCCACTTTAGCTCTAGCTGACCGGCATTATTGTTGCAAGCTTAAAGATGCCTGCATTCGGTTCATCAACTCTGGTAACAGAATTAAGGGTGTTATGGCAAGCCAGGGATATGAGCACCTCAAAAAAACATGCCCTGCTATTGTTATGGATTTGTTGGAGGAAGCTGCTAAGACTTTAGGATGCTGA
- the LOC120713280 gene encoding uncharacterized protein LOC120713280, with protein MVAYFPVMMSRQAQDWLESLPTGSINSWQDLCTAFVQYYQAAYPSPKTRWDLGSIRQRPSESLRDYIKWYFANSNTIMEVDDRDVIYHFHQGLHSIELWRKMFESNLKNVSDMMAVVNKHADMEDAERAHRRHKDRREPADRPRQRDDNPAPPSGDHPPRHGKNRDRAESSKARDRKRGHDNTIAIADRPQQCTSLDQEELDRLLDSKCPWHKDANHTVRECRALSNSVTPEAPAAVAIVTARPSEMRRTSRATGSSAPSCKRSIKLHNCDVNSVFRHPVEPLRWSEIPITFDRRDHFVHLPRPGAYPLVVNPVIRQIHLARVLIDGGSTLNIIFAKTLEDMGFDMTKLVPSNQAFYDIIPGAGSTPVGKFTLPVTFGTCDNYRTESIIFEVAPFETSYHAILGRPTLAKFMAIPNHTYLLLKMPAPNGVLSIHSDIQTSHCYETENINTAEALERSNNQAMVAQAAKALTMDQLQKPSNNSAPESQLHPDSQTKAIVLSDNHPDKTALIGVDLDSV; from the exons ATGGTGGCATACTTCCCGGTGATGATGAGCCGGCAAGCACAGGACTGGCTCGAGTCTCTTCCTACCGGCTCGATCAATAGCTGGCAGGACCTCTGCACTGCCTTCGTCCAATACTACCAAGCAGCCTACCCGAGCcccaaaaccagatgggatctggGTAGCATCAGGCAACGACCTTCCGAGTCCCTGCGTGATTACATCAAATGGTACTTCGCTAACAGTAACACAATTATGGAAGTTGATGACAGGGACGTGATCTACCActtccaccaaggcctccataGCATCGAACTATGGAGAAAGATGTTTGAGTCCAACCTCAAGAACGTCTCCGACATGATGGCCgtcgtcaacaagcacgccGACATGGAGGACGCGGAGCGCGCACATCGCCGTCACAAGGATCGCCGTGAACCCGCTGATCGTCCCCGCCAAAGGGACGACAACCCGGCTCCCCCAAGCGGGGATCATCCACCACGTCATGGCAAGAACCGTGACCGCGCCGAGTCATCCAAGGCCCGCGATCGCAAGCGCGGCCATGACAATACCATCGCTATTGCCGACCGACCTCAGCAATGTACCTCCCTCGACCAGGAGGAGCTCGACAGGCTCCTCGACTCCAAGTGCCCTTGGCACAAGGACGCCAACCACACCGTGCGAGAATGTCGCGCCCTCTCCAACAGCGTCACTCCAGAAGCTCCCGCGGCCGTGGCCATCGTAACTGCTCGCCCAAGCGAGATGAGGAGGACCAGCAGGGCAACAG GCTCCAGCGCCCCGTCCTGCAAGCGCAGCATCAAGCTGCACAATTGCGACGTCAACTCGGTGTTCAGGCACCCGGTTGAACCTCTTCGCTGGTCGGAAATCCCCATTACCTTCGACAGACGCGACCACTTTGTTCACCTGCCCAGGCCAGGTGCTTACCCGCTCGTGGTCAACCCGGTGATACGCCAGATCCATCTGGCCAGGGTACTCATCGATGGGGGCAGCACCCTCAATATCATCTTCGCCAAGACTCTGGAGGACATGGGCTTTGACATGACCAAGTTGGTTCCTTCAAACCAGGCCTTCTACGACATCATCCCAGGTGCGGGCTCAACTCCGGTTGGCAAGTTCACCCTCCCCGTCACCTTCGGTACCTGTGACAACTACCGCACGGAGTCGATCATCTTCGAGGTGGCCCCGTTCGAGACTTCCTACCACGCTATACTGGGGAGACCAActctcgccaagttcatggcgatccccaaccACACATATCTTCTCTTGAAGATGCCGGCTCCAAACGGAGTCCTTTCCATCCACAGCGACATCCAGACATCTCACTGCTATGAGACGGAGAACATCAACACCGCCGAGGCCCTAGAGAGAAGTAACAACCAAGCCATGGTCGCTCAGGCGGCAAAGGCACTCACAATGGACCAGCTTCAGAAGCCATCCAACAACTCGGCACCAGAGTCCCAGTTGCACCCCGACAGCCAGACAAAGGCGATCGTCCTCAGCGACAACCACCCCGATAAAACAGCCTTGATCGGGGTCGACCTCGACTCCGTATAG